A window from Lactiplantibacillus pentosus encodes these proteins:
- a CDS encoding IS5 family transposase (programmed frameshift), with amino-acid sequence MNYPSNISRQQFELIRPDLEAARRSTRPRKYDLYELFCAVVYVLRTGCQWRELPVDFPRWQLVYYYYRVWSEEQIIDELSILDQLFKKIVFTLREKQSRSARTSFIIIDAQSVKNTDTAEHRGYDGGKRISGIKRHLAVDINGLPQAIHITTANVSDRNGASAMLALNSGHLQQVKSVLVDGGYTGSNFAADVYTNLNATVQVAKRNELHKFEVLPQRWIVERSFSWLDKCRRLWKNCERKLNSSRQMVILAFLVLLLRRF; translated from the exons ATGAACTACCCAAGCAATATTTCCCGCCAACAATTTGAACTCATTCGTCCCGACTTAGAAGCTGCACGGCGTTCAACGAGGCCTCGAAAGTATGATCTTTATGAGTTGTTCTGTGCAGTTGTCTATGTTTTAAGAACTGGCTGTCAATGGCGCGAGTTACCAGTTGATTTTCCTCGCTGGCAATTGGTCTATTACTATTATCGCGTATGGTCTGAGGAACAGATTATTGATGAACTATCAATCTTAGATCAGT TGTTTAAAAAAATTGTCTTTACCCTACGGGAAAAACAGTCACGCTCGGCTAGAACATCTTTCATAATCATTGACGCCCAAAGCGTTAAAAATACCGATACTGCTGAGCATCGCGGCTACGACGGTGGTAAACGCATATCCGGCATCAAACGCCACCTAGCGGTTGATATTAACGGCTTACCACAAGCAATTCACATCACCACGGCCAATGTTTCCGACCGTAATGGAGCCAGTGCCATGTTAGCTCTAAATTCTGGGCATTTACAGCAAGTTAAATCGGTTCTTGTCGATGGTGGCTACACTGGATCGAATTTTGCCGCTGATGTTTACACTAATTTAAACGCCACCGTCCAGGTGGCTAAACGCAATGAGCTTCATAAATTCGAAGTACTGCCACAACGCTGGATCGTTGAACGTTCCTTCAGTTGGTTGGATAAATGTCGACGACTTTGGAAGAACTGTGAGCGTAAACTCAATTCAAGTCGTCAAATGGTTATCTTAGCGTTTCTGGTATTACTCCTAAGAAGATTTTAA